A DNA window from Aspergillus nidulans FGSC A4 chromosome V contains the following coding sequences:
- the ilv3C gene encoding putative dihydroxy-acid dehydratase (transcript_id=CADANIAT00003123), with amino-acid sequence MDKDENQVLADYHLSTPITSTSGLRQGLTSYGDAHFSLFLRKVFVKALGYSEDALSRPIIGIINTYSGFNPCHGNVPQLIEAAKRGIQLNGGLAVEFPTISVHESFSHPTSMFLRNLMSMDTEEMIRAQPLDACVMIGGCDKTVPAQLMGGISANKPILPLITGPMMPGSHRGQRIGACTDCRNNWAAFRAGELDIEEISTINEELAPTIGTCGVMGTASTMACITAALGMMPLRGASAPAVSSARARVAEETGANAVRAANSKWKPQDILSKESFLNAITVLQAIGGSTNAVVHLMAIANRHPKVQGVITLQTFEEVGCKTPLLVDLKPSGDNYMTDFHNAGGMLALLHTLRPLLHLSAMTITGQTIGELLDASPFRGFSLSQKIIRPLSDPLYPSSSLIVLQGNIAPNGAVMKASASKDRRLLTHTGPAVVFENSADLARRIDDPDLDVTADSILVLKNIGPIGNPGMPEAGLLPIPRKLAAAGVKDMLRISDGRMSGTAGGTIILHVSPESAVPESPFGIVQTGDLITCDIESRGLHLEISGEELKSRIGARKAAAAVKPRQRGYRGLYERSVNQAQDGADFDFLTANGGSRD; translated from the exons ATGGACAAAGACGAAAACCAAGTCCTTGCAGACTATCACCTCTCTACCCCCATAACTTCCACCTCGGGCCTTCGACAAGGCCTAACCTCCTATGGAGACGCACACTTCTCCCTTTTTCTCCGCAAGGTCTTCGTCAAAGCCCTAGGCTACTCTGAAGACGCGCTCTCAAGGCCCATCATCGGAATCATCAACACCTACTCCGGATTCAACCCATGCCACGGCAATGTGCCGCAACTTATCGAAGCCGCGAAGCGCGGGATCCAGTTAAATGGCGGTCTTGCGGTTGAGTTCCCTACAATCAGTGTACACGAGTCGTTTTCGCATCCGACGAGCATGTTTCTGAGAAATCTGATGAGCATGGATACGGAGGAGATGATAAGGGCTCAGCCATTGGATGCTTGTGTTATGATCGGCG GATGTGACAAGACTGTTCCTGCACAACTGATGGGCGGCATATCTGCAAACAAGCCTATTCTTCCCCTAATTACTGGGCCGATGATGCCTGGGAGTCATCGCGGGCAGAGGATAGGTGCTTGTACAGACTGCCGGAACAACTGGGCTGCTTTCCGTGCTGGCGAACTAGACATTGAAGAAATCTCAACCATCAATGAAGAGCTTGCCCCGACG ATTGGAACATGCGGCGTTATGGGAACGGCAAGCACAATGGCGTGCATCACCGCTGCTCTTGGTATGATGCCACTACGCGGAGCATCTGCACCAGCGGTGTCGTCTGCAAGAGCTCGAGTTGCTGAAGAGACAGGTGCGAATGCAGTAAGGGCAGCAAACAGCAAGTGGAAACCACAGGATATCCTATCGAAGGAGTCTTTTCTGAACGCCATCACCGTTCTACAAGCAATCGGCGGATCAACAAATGCAGTAGTGCACCTTATGGCTATTGCGAATCGACATCCAAAGGTACAGGGTGTGATAACCTTACAGACGTTTGAAGAGGTTGGATGCAAGACACCGCTACTGGTAGACCTCAAGCCCAGTGGCGATAACTACATGACTGATTTCCATAACGCCGGGGGCATGTTAGCGCTCTTACATACTCTTCGacccctcctccatctctcaGCCATGACAATTACCGGCCAAACGATAGGCGAGCTCCTGGATGCATCGCCATTCAGAGGTTTCTCCCTATCCCAGAAAATCATCAGACCACTCTCAGACCCTCTCTACCCTTCATCATCGCTGATAGTGCTGCAAGGAAATATAGCGCCCAATGGCGCGGTCATGAAagcctccgcctccaaaGACCGCAGACTTCTTACGCACACCGGGCCTGCAGTTGTCTTTGAGAATTCCGCCGACCTCGCCAGACGCATTGATGACCCGGATCTCGATGTCACGGCAGACTCAATCCTTGTTCTCAAGAATATAGGACCGATCGGGAACCCCGGGATGCCAGAGGCAGGACTCCTACCTATCCCACGTAAACTAGCTGCCGCAGGCGTAAAGGACATGCTTCGAATCTCAGACGGCCGTATGTCCGGCACAGCCGGAGGGACGATCATCCTTCATGTATCGCCGGAGTCGGCTGTGCCCGAGTCACCGTTTGGTATTGTACAGACAGGCGACCTTATTACTTGTGACATTGAGAGCAGGGGACTGCACCTGGAGATATCAGGGGAAGAACTAAAGTCGCGAATTGGGGCTCGGAaagcagcggctgctgtAAAGCCGAGGCAGAGGGGGTATCGGGGGTTGTATGAGCGGTCGGTCAATCAGGCGCAGGATGGTGCCGACTTTGATTTTCTCACGGCAAACGGGGGATCTAGGGATTAG
- the yme2 gene encoding putative RNA12 protein (transcript_id=CADANIAT00003121) — protein MTRALFSGRVFHGYRRLPCWRISSAYRVLNVYTARQASSTSTIGSANVSSLETGHITLEDNEGLVFVNNIFPRKLQWLLQLGPLNGTHSYEKALKRINRPQLAASDPLHIIRRVLPQDLDIDVKDVIPRFREGGAFVKYARKSEATDAEIEASIKEHLEKNPIRPWFNPFQQATVAHVQGRPWIEDLYRIPSPRIRVEFHPATPEGSATELTTEVLYSVFRRYGKLRYIEQQPPDSKVTPRYALVEFARPSNAVTAKNCVHGFTIPPEGGEGKSGTRVKIKYERKIRLSMIKDWLLSHPRLVIPAVAALIAAITVTIFDPIRTFFIKMKIKATLQIEENKFLQWVRYQVSKANIYFRQSKPDVRGLSAIWEDRHNDIEQLNSWLTESAETFIVIHGPRGSGKRELVLDRTLKDNKYKLIIDCKQIQDAKGDTAKIARAASQVGYRPVFSWMNSISSFIDLAAQGMIGTKAGFSETLDAQLSNIWQNTAVALKSITLEHRKKTDPDAQLSDEEYLEAHPEVRPVVVIDNYLHNNPEATSVVYDKITEWAAGLATGNIAHVIFLTTDVSFAKPLSKALPNTVFRTISLGDCSLEVGRKFVLNHLEHEARNKNKDTRHEEDLAELDSCIGVLGGRLTDLEFMAHRIEAGETPRGAVTRIVEQSASEILKMFILNPESESQKWTHQQAWHLIKTLARSKDGSVPYNHVIQSDLFKSNSQALRELEQAELISIVTVNGSPERVRAGRPVYQAVFKRLTENKALSSRLDMEVLSQLISKENKSIGKYEEELLLLGKLPKQPRELTGRIQWLLQKVYNSQNKIAKYEAESAALQKMLQSEH, from the exons ATGACGCGCGCCCTATTCTCTGGAAGGGTGTTCCACGGTTACCGGCGtttgccatgctggcggATCTCTTCTGCTTATCGGGTCCTGAATGTTTATACTGCCCGACAAGCAAGTTCTACCAGTACAATCGGCTCTGCGAACGTCAGCTCGCTCGAGACGGGACATATCACTTTGGAAGATAATGAAGGGCTAGTATTCGTCAACA ATATTTTCCCACGAAAGCTTCAATGGCTACTACAATTGGGCCCTCTCAATGGCACGCATTCCTATGAGAAAGCTTTGAAACGCATCAACCGTCCGCAACTTGCAGCGTCCGATCCGCTGCATATCATTCGCCGTGTACTTCCCCAAGACCTGGACATCGACGTCAAAGACGTCATCCCCCGCTTCCGTGAAGGCGGTGCCTTTGTGAAGTATGCTCGCAAATCAGAAGCAACAGACGCCGAAATCGAGGCTAGTATCAAAGAGCATTTGGAAAAGAATCCTATCCGGCCGTGGTTCAACCCCTTCCAACAAGCAACAGTTGCTCACGTCCAAGGCAGGCCGTGGATCGAAGACCTCTATCGCATTCCTAGTCCGCGTATAAGAGTTGAATTTCATCCAGCTACACCTGAGGGGTCAGCGACAGAGTTGACCACAGAAGTCCTCTACTCGGTTTTCCGCAGGTATGGAAAACTTCGTTATATTGAGCAACAGCCGCCGGACTCGAAAGTCACGCCAAGGTATGCATTGGTTGAATTCGCACGCCCTAGCAACGCGGTTACTGCAAAAAACTGCGTCCACGGGTTTACCATACCTCctgaaggaggagaaggcaagTCCGGCACTCGGGTCAAGATCAAGTATGAAAGGAAGATTAGACTGTCTATGATCAAGGACTGGCTCCTGAGCCATCCCCGTCTAGTGATTCCTGCCGTTGCCGCTCTCATTGCCGCTATCACAGTGACTATTTTCGACCCGATACGTACCTTTTTCATCAAAATGAAGATCAAGGCGACGCTGCAGATAGAAGAGAACAAATTCCTTCAATGGGTCCGGTACCAGGTCAGCAAAGCGAATATATACTTCAGACAGAGCAAACCCGATGTTCGGGGCTTGTCAGCAATCTGGGAGGATCGTCATAACGATATTGAACAGCTCAACTCTTGGTTGACAGAAAGTGCGGAAACCTTCATTGTGATACACGGCCCGCGTGGCTCAGGCAAGCGCGAATTAGTTTTGGACCGGACTTTAAAAGACAACAAGTATAAACTTATTATCGACTGTAAACAGATCCAAGACGCCAAAGGGGACACAGCGAAGATTGCCCGAGCAGCTAGCCAAGTGGGATACCGTCCAGTATTCTCGTGGATGAACAGTATCAGCAGCTTTATCGACCTTGCGGCACAGGGTATGATTGGCACGAAGGCAGGATTCTCCGAGACCCTGGATGCCCAGCTCAGCAACATCTGGCAAAACACTGCGGTAGCTCTCAAGAGCATCACATTGGAGCACCGAAAGAAGACAGATCCGGATGCGCAACTTTCCGATGAGGAATACCTTGAGGCTCACCCCGAAGTACGGCCAGTAGTAGTCATTGATAACTACCTTCACAATAACCCGGAGGCTACCAGTGTAGTTTATGACAAGATCACAGAGTGGGCTGCGGGTCTGGCAACCGGAAATATTGCACATGTCATATTTTTGACAACTGATGTGTCCTTCGCGAAACCTCTAAGCAAAGCCCTCCCGAACACGGTCTTTCGAACAATTTCACTAGGCGATTGCTCTCTTGAGGTCGGCCGAAAATTCGTGCTCAATCATCTGGAACATGAAGCaaggaacaagaacaaagatACCCGGCACGAAGAGGACCTGGCAGAACTTGATAGCTGCATTGGCGTGCTAGGAGGGCGTCTTACGGATCTCGAGTTCATGGCGCATCGTATCGAGGCTGGAGAAACGCCCCGAGGAGCCGTCACCCGCATCGTGGAACAATCAGCCTCcgagattttgaagatgTTCATTTTGAATCCTGAGTCCGAATCACAGAAGTGGACTCACCAACAGGCCTGGCATTTGATCAAAACCCTCGCACGCTCGAAGGACGGCAGCGTACCCTACAATCATGTCATTCAATCTGACTTGTTCAAATCAAACAGTCAAGCTCTCCGTGAGCTCGAACAGGCGGAGCTGATATCAATCGTCACCGTCAATGGCTCGCCTGAGAGGGTGAGGGCTGGCAGGCCGGTTTATCAGGCTGTGTTCAAGCGATTGACTGAAAACAAGGCCTTGAGCAGCCGCTTGGATATGGAGGTCTTGTCACAGCTCATCAGTAAAGAGAACAAGAGCATTGGAAAGTACGAAGAGGAGCTCCTCTTGCTAgggaagctgccaaagcAGCCTCGAGAACTCACAGGGAGAATCCAATGGTTGCTGCAGAAGGTGTACAACTCGCAGAACAAGATTGCAAAGTATGAAGCTGAAAGTGCAGCACTCCAAAAGATGCTGCAAAGTGAGCATTAG
- a CDS encoding cytochrome P450 (transcript_id=CADANIAT00003122), which translates to MNTIQGAYDGLQPKTLVLAAIYILICVIIFTRILTGLQSYKKTDTAQPRRPRTAPYWIPWFGHSLSFARNHIEFLENTRHRLNETVFAIVMSGAKHNVVMSPSMIKSVLTFRGVTTAPLVQHVSRNILGDRGVFQKLNPSDRHVFVHNVPNQFMHEPSLSQTSGAAARFIERETPNLVTFSAAPIDQMLWERPGDVTVIEGKGQQVCEVDFFALIRYFVGTVTTTSLFGQAILDTFPTLLQDVWSVDDQFATLSMGPPRYLTPGISAAYMARDRLLDALAIFHQALLLWDEGKDLGMEFRDLRDLEDVSEPIKNRARMAKDMGLTPQESAPAHLALLWAMNGNSPNIVFYHLLHLYANPTLLEDLRKEIAPFVKVSRPTREETGFPILEAPRLSIDIDKLCDSCELLKASFYETLRLDSAGLSFRQLTADLTITESEEEASKAGRLTPESYSLKNGELVIIPHGVIHNDPTHFSNPDQFDPLRFIRTDPQSGQKYAKSETMTPFGGGMPACKGRAFAEKKILALSAAIISLWQITPAEGKKFKIPEHRISSAAFLPKNDIRVRMSPRYPS; encoded by the exons ATGAACACTATACAAGGAGCCTATGATGGGCTACAGCCAAAAACACTGGTCTTGGCCGCGATATACATTTTGATATGTGTTATCATTTTTACGCGCATCCTCACCGGACTTCAAAGCTATAAGAAGACAGACACAGCACAGCCGCGTCGGCCTAGGACAGCGCCGTATTGGATACCATGGTTTGGCCATAGTCTTTCGTTCGCTCGGAATCACATAGAGTTTCTAGAGAATACCAG GCATCGACTGAACGAGACTGTATTTGCCATCGTGATGAGCGGGGCAAAGCACAACGTTGTCATGTCCCCATCGATGATCAAGTCCGTCTTGACATTTAGAGGAGTAACAACGGCCCCGCTAGTTCAACATGTTTCAAGGAATATTCTCGGTGACCGGGGTGTCTTTCAGAAGCTAAACCCCTCTGACCGTCATGTGTTTGTCCATAACGTTCCAAACCAATTCATGCATGAGCCGTCACTATCTCAGACATCAGGGGCTGCCGCCCGATTCATCGAACGTGAAACTCCTAATTTGGTGACTTTCTCCGCAGCTCCTATTGACCAGATGCTCTGGGAGCGGCCGGGTGATGTCACAGTTATCGAGGGAAAGGGCCAGCAAGTCTGCGAGGTAGATTTCTTCGCCCTCATTAGATATTTTGTTGGGACCGTGACGACAACTTCTCTATTCGGCCAAGCGATTTTGGACACTTTTCCAACATTGCTTCAAGATGTCTGGAGTGTTGATGACCAGTTCGCTACCTTGTCCATGGGACCGCCTCGCTATTTAACTCCAGGAATTTCTGCAGCGTATATGGCCCGTGATCGACTATTGGATGCTCTTGCAATATTTCACCAAGCTTTGCTACTCTGGGATGAAGGGAAAGACCTTGGGATGGAATTCCGCGACCTTCGTGATCTGGAAGACGTCTCGGAGCCGATCAAGAACCGCGCGCGCATGGCGAAGGACATGGGACTGACGCCACAAGAGAGTGCTCCTGCGCATCTAGCATTGCTCTGGGCTATGAATGGGAACTCGCCTAACATCGTATTCtaccatctccttcatctctaCGCTAACCCGACGCTCCTGGAGGATCTTCGAAAGGAGATCGCCCCGTTTGTCAAAGTCTCGAGGCCGACTCGAGAGGAAACCGGGTTTCCGATACTGGAGGCACCTAGACTTTCTATTGACATCGATAAACTGTGTGATTCTTGTGAACTTCTGAAAGCGAGTTTCTACGAGACTCTACGCTTGGACTCTGCAGGGTTGTCCTTTCGGCAGTTGACCGCAGATCTGACTATCACGGAgagtgaggaagaggccTCAAAGGCAGGCCGGTTAACGCCGGAGTCTTATTCCCTTAAAAATGGCGAGCTAGTGATCATACCCCATGGCGTCATCCACAACGATCCGACACACTTCTCCAATCCCGATCAATTCGACCCTCTCAGATTTATAAGAACTGACCCACAATCCGGCCAGAAGTACGCAAAGTCTGAGACCATGACTCCATTCGGGGGCGGCATGCCTGCCTGCAAAGGACGTGCTTTCGCGGAGAAAAAAATTCTCGCTCTTTCCGCAGCGATTATATCCTTGTGGCAGATTACGCCCGCAGAGGGAAAGAAATTCAAGATTCCAGAGCACAGAATCTCGAGTGCTGCATTTTTGCCGAAGAATGATATAAGGGTGCGGATGTCACCGCGATACCCTTCGTGA